In candidate division KSB1 bacterium, the following proteins share a genomic window:
- the metH gene encoding methionine synthase — MTTFSSGTAFPAGESLARELRDDLTRRILVMDGATGTGLEALRPTTEDFGGDALVGCNEALLLHAPQIVRALHQLYLEAGADILETNTFNGSTIVLAEYGLQDQTYEINRLAGESARAAAAKFAANRRVYVAGSMGPTNKAISITGGITFDEIVRSYALQSAGLLDGGADYLLLETQQDTINLKAALLGCDEAMRKTGRQVPLAVSVTIEANGSMLAGQNIEALYYTLAARDLLYIGMNCATGPEKMTDHLRTLAGLCHLPTACVPNAGLPNTEGKYDEGPEVFHDLFERFCAEQFVNVIGGCCGTSPEHIRALRKVADHHRPRKPQAKATRRALAGSEPLKLDEFIRPAFVGERTNVIGSRKFKRLIEEGKFELAAEIGREQVVRGAHVVDLCAANPDRHELSDMLAVLKPLLRKVRVPVMIDSTDEHVVELALQNIGGKAAINSINFEDGEQRLEKVCPIARKHGAAVVFGLIDEDKQAGMAVTLERKLAIAERAMHTLTQVWGFDPGEIIFDPLVFPCGTGDPNYVGAARATVEGIREIRKRFPEALTILGISNVSFGLPPAGREALNSVFLYDCTLAGLDMAIVNTAGIERYGTLSPEAVAVCENVLYKGDAESIAAFAAFYREAKTAVRADELAHLPVAERLARCIVDGTRDGIELMLDELLKAQSPLEIINGPLMAGMKVVGELFGANKLIVAEVLESAEVMKVAVDYLKQFLKPGERSAARGRMLLATVKGDVHDIGKNLVDMILSNNGYEVVNLGIKIPPDTLIEAVHLHKPDFIGLSGLLVRSAQQMVVTAEDLTSAGIDLPLMVGGAALTRNFTLTRIAPAYTGPVFYANEAMDGLQLANRLTDETLRPGLESEWRTMGEKAIRSVKESAPQLPPAPSQSLYEECPVPPPPDLELHIDLEIPAREVFPLVSRAMLYGKHLGLRLASSRLDDPKDKQAQELRRHVERVFEMAIEEKLIVPRGTWRWFPVASEQETVRVFDPGSTQTLATWTFPRERSAPFRCAADWVRPRRLGGHDYLCLFVTTAGDSVQVKAKALHEQGELLSSHILSALAIEMAEATAEWLHRRIRAGWGFADPPEFTWQDLIRTTYRGIRLSFGYPACPNLEDQVPLFKLLTPEQSIGVSLTDEMMMVPESSVSALVFHHPNGQYFAAQ; from the coding sequence GCTGCAACGAGGCGTTGCTCCTGCATGCGCCGCAAATCGTGCGCGCGCTGCACCAGCTCTATCTCGAGGCCGGGGCCGATATTCTGGAAACGAATACGTTCAACGGCTCGACCATTGTGCTCGCGGAATACGGGCTGCAGGATCAGACTTACGAGATTAATCGCTTAGCGGGCGAAAGCGCGCGCGCGGCGGCCGCGAAATTCGCCGCGAACCGGCGCGTGTATGTCGCGGGGTCGATGGGGCCGACGAACAAGGCGATCTCGATTACCGGCGGGATCACGTTTGACGAAATCGTGCGCTCCTACGCGCTGCAGTCCGCGGGATTGCTCGACGGCGGCGCGGACTATTTGCTGCTCGAAACGCAGCAGGATACGATCAACCTGAAGGCCGCGCTGCTGGGTTGCGACGAGGCGATGCGCAAGACCGGGCGGCAGGTGCCGCTGGCGGTGTCGGTGACGATCGAAGCGAACGGTTCGATGCTCGCCGGGCAGAATATCGAAGCGCTGTACTACACGCTCGCCGCGCGTGACCTGCTCTACATCGGCATGAACTGCGCGACCGGTCCGGAGAAGATGACGGATCACTTGCGCACGCTGGCGGGACTCTGCCATCTGCCGACGGCGTGTGTGCCGAATGCGGGACTGCCGAACACAGAAGGCAAGTACGACGAAGGGCCGGAGGTCTTTCACGATCTATTCGAGCGGTTCTGCGCGGAGCAGTTCGTAAATGTGATCGGCGGCTGCTGCGGCACATCGCCCGAGCATATTCGCGCATTGCGGAAGGTCGCCGATCATCATCGGCCGCGGAAACCGCAGGCGAAAGCGACGCGCCGCGCGCTGGCGGGGAGCGAGCCGCTGAAGCTTGACGAGTTCATCCGGCCCGCGTTTGTGGGCGAACGGACCAACGTGATCGGCTCGCGGAAGTTCAAACGGCTGATCGAGGAGGGGAAGTTTGAACTGGCGGCGGAGATCGGCCGCGAACAGGTCGTGCGCGGGGCGCACGTCGTCGATCTGTGCGCCGCGAATCCGGATCGCCATGAATTGTCGGATATGCTCGCGGTGCTGAAACCGCTGCTGCGGAAGGTGCGCGTACCGGTCATGATCGACTCGACCGACGAACACGTCGTCGAGCTCGCGCTGCAGAATATCGGCGGCAAGGCGGCGATCAATTCGATTAATTTCGAGGACGGGGAGCAGCGGCTCGAAAAGGTGTGCCCGATCGCGAGGAAGCACGGCGCGGCGGTCGTGTTCGGACTGATCGACGAAGACAAGCAGGCGGGGATGGCGGTGACGCTGGAGCGCAAGCTGGCGATCGCGGAGCGCGCGATGCACACGTTGACGCAAGTGTGGGGATTCGATCCGGGGGAGATCATCTTCGATCCGCTGGTGTTTCCGTGCGGAACCGGCGATCCGAACTACGTGGGCGCCGCGCGGGCGACGGTCGAGGGAATTCGCGAAATTCGCAAGCGCTTTCCCGAGGCGCTCACGATTTTGGGGATATCCAATGTGAGTTTCGGTCTGCCGCCGGCGGGCCGCGAGGCGCTGAACTCCGTGTTCCTGTATGATTGCACGCTGGCGGGGCTGGACATGGCAATCGTGAACACAGCCGGGATCGAGCGCTATGGAACACTCAGTCCGGAAGCGGTGGCGGTCTGCGAAAACGTGCTCTACAAGGGTGATGCGGAGTCGATCGCGGCGTTTGCGGCGTTTTACCGTGAAGCGAAGACCGCGGTGCGGGCGGATGAGCTGGCGCACCTGCCGGTCGCGGAACGCCTGGCGCGGTGCATCGTGGATGGAACCCGCGACGGCATCGAGCTGATGCTCGACGAGTTGCTGAAGGCACAGTCACCCCTCGAAATCATCAACGGTCCGCTGATGGCCGGGATGAAAGTGGTCGGCGAGTTGTTCGGCGCGAACAAGCTGATCGTGGCCGAAGTGCTGGAGTCCGCCGAAGTGATGAAAGTCGCGGTGGACTACCTCAAGCAGTTTCTGAAGCCGGGTGAACGATCGGCGGCGCGCGGACGCATGCTGCTGGCGACGGTGAAGGGCGACGTGCACGACATCGGCAAGAACCTGGTGGACATGATTCTGTCGAATAATGGCTACGAGGTGGTGAATCTGGGGATCAAGATTCCACCGGACACCTTGATTGAAGCCGTGCACCTCCACAAGCCGGACTTCATCGGGCTGTCCGGACTACTCGTGCGGTCGGCGCAGCAGATGGTGGTGACGGCAGAGGACTTAACGTCGGCGGGGATCGATCTGCCATTGATGGTCGGCGGCGCGGCGCTCACGAGGAATTTCACACTCACCCGCATCGCTCCGGCCTACACCGGGCCGGTGTTCTATGCCAATGAAGCAATGGATGGACTACAGCTCGCCAACCGCTTGACGGACGAGACGCTGCGACCGGGCCTGGAGAGCGAGTGGCGCACGATGGGCGAAAAGGCGATACGCAGTGTGAAGGAATCCGCACCGCAATTGCCGCCGGCGCCGTCGCAGTCGCTCTATGAAGAATGTCCCGTTCCGCCGCCGCCGGATCTTGAATTGCATATTGATCTCGAGATTCCGGCGCGGGAGGTCTTTCCCCTCGTTTCGCGCGCGATGTTGTACGGTAAACATCTCGGCTTGCGGCTGGCGTCTTCCCGACTCGATGATCCGAAGGACAAACAGGCGCAGGAATTGCGGAGACACGTTGAGCGCGTGTTTGAGATGGCCATCGAAGAAAAACTGATTGTACCGCGCGGGACGTGGCGCTGGTTCCCGGTCGCGAGCGAGCAGGAGACGGTGCGCGTATTCGACCCGGGGAGCACGCAGACCCTGGCGACGTGGACGTTCCCGCGCGAGCGCAGCGCACCGTTCCGCTGTGCGGCGGATTGGGTGCGGCCGCGACGGCTTGGCGGCCACGATTATCTCTGCCTGTTCGTGACCACGGCGGGTGACAGCGTGCAGGTGAAGGCGAAAGCGCTCCACGAGCAGGGGGAGCTGCTGTCCTCGCACATTCTGTCGGCATTGGCGATCGAAATGGCGGAGGCGACGGCGGAATGGCTGCATCGGCGGATTCGCGCGGGATGGGGATTCGCCGATCCGCCCGAGTTCACGTGGCAAGACCTGATTCGCACGACATATCGCGGCATCCGGTTGTCGTTCGGCTACCCCGCGTGTCCGAACTTGGAAGATCAAGTTCCGCTGTTCAAGCTGCTGACGCCGGAGCAATCCATCGGAGTGTCCCTGACCGATGAAATGATGATGGTGCCGGAGTCGAGTGTTTCGGCGCTGGTCTTTCATCATCCGAACGGGCAGTATTTCGCGGCGCAATAG
- a CDS encoding choice-of-anchor J domain-containing protein — protein sequence MQIRSPQRSRPSAPHARRTIRSAGWGIRAWVCLAITVAIAQATPLGENFSIVFPPAGWSTFQSDSGNATWTRSPRFESGWGWSGYSPAENLGPSDVSRRWLVTPPLQPTIGSDLLQFYARTQFPALNAESTDDTLRLLLSHGGNTVTDFSTTLLTLKPGTGGDFASTYRHFSVDLTPFSGDVIRLAFVSSDWASADNNVYVDSVRGPEVAAAAQLPASPEPADGASGVATATTLLWTNGSWTVATDLYLSQSLSDVSTLQPTALVAAGSAFSDYDPPSNYVGGQTWYWRVVCGNGVGQSIGPVWSFSVGNGPLAGEYKLGGADGDFNSFAGAIGYLAANGIEAPSEIRVAAGTYTEQLTIPAIPGTGISSPLEITRATDADSVVIRYAGSSDSSVIRLHDCAAITLTGFDVRAEAANVVHGVLLDANCRDVVLRGMTIRGYTATNNNSDGVRIRGSDCANIQLDSLTIRRFADGVHIESGTTVLDSVSVTGCRIDSVRRGVYLARVRAGLVSGNDISVNAGSVEDVAGIQLGTMLPMDTTLISANKIHGMTTSGPFAVGIRVKPDSAAAVVRLVNNFIYGFQNTGTSQTRGVLVSSGRCELANNSILLNDVPATGSAYSVYVANLGGGTVSFLNNILANRELTASAYNLFFLNSTTGLASDHNVFQGTGANYRLARLGVDYAALTSWRVLGYDTCSAEGNPQFASDQDLHLTPLSSLAHQNGDVVPCAPRDIDGDLRSLPPDRGADEYAFSAPSHDYAVIDVPQLWGAPVVGTSVAVRAVLLNRGSAPQTAVPVRLLYQNVVVTTLPVSLAALEVDTLEFSWPTPLAPAAGYLTVRSDLPLDAEPDNDSTGIWITVVNPALNGSYRIGGIGAEYPTFSAAVADLASRGVVGPVMFDVAALTYTEAVTIPPIPGASAINAILFHRDPMEEGAALLRSAGGDPALTLNGADFVAVDGIDFEAVLPSTTSVVLTNGADRNTISGGSVRGSSQTMTTAYGLRVYGGGNDGNSFHSLAVSGAYIGVRLEGTASLADSGNVFDNGDISDCRYGLRADYQQQAAYTDNRITCGYAGATVSCAGLYIGSHTAAQVCRIERNRITGAGIVGTQYGIYSNAGTGLAEICNNFISRLTSSGGSVFAVCLRSGAAQVDHNSICLSDIPPGGDVIAIYDTSVTPAAVRNNSIRISDSDNNSYALVRAAGALVSDYNLIDGSRLSAGAPFYMGRAGATLYPSLAAWTAGTAADSHSVSGDAGFVNETDLHVLRNVATADGRGLDLSGLSLDIDLDYRQSPPDIGADEYDYVAAANDYSVQWAEPLPTIPADSVGQVVAIVRNAGTQAQLEVPVRLFFNDAPLDELVISLTPGEIDTVSLWWLTPSTDLQDGSLKVKAFLPGDAIPLNDSVAYPVTVVGPPLEGSYQVGGSVSDFANLGVAARHLTLRGVADSVLLAVAAGNYFESLLLTPIPGASAANPVVFLAADSASPPVLTNPAGQAVVELRGCSYVTLSRFDIRAGLSATEAVLLHQTATHNTLSNCLVRGPDSTNSNSIGIHFDLDRNDSNTVVACVISGTYTGIGFSGGAVAQSFGNSIRGCSITAVRYGVSLDNQVAALVEGNDIEPGFPTEMAAPCYGVFVASLDNGGSAVINANRIHGFSDHSLSVTNRAVGVYAAAAAGAAVTITNNFIYDFSDVWSLRINAIYLSSGTNLVFNNSILLDEVTPAGEIACVFISNSSTHTLQNNILVSRETGSANYAILHATGEGLQSDYNDIFGSAPAFSVARLGTQSFVTFAAWQAAAYDLHGYSREPGFISASDLHIRPDSVAVDGLGLALAALTSDIDGELRSATPDIGADEYTVAIPPDTVPYLTCDLEGGRLLLHWLSVERAASYHVYASDTIAVEPIPANEIGITVDTQFEDLNFSPLSRRFYMVTADTEPPPFRAPPPPR from the coding sequence ATGCAGATTCGAAGTCCTCAACGCTCCCGGCCAAGCGCCCCCCACGCCCGACGAACCATTCGCTCGGCCGGGTGGGGAATTCGTGCTTGGGTTTGCCTGGCGATCACGGTCGCCATAGCTCAAGCGACCCCCCTTGGCGAGAACTTCTCGATTGTCTTCCCTCCTGCGGGATGGTCCACCTTTCAGTCCGACTCTGGAAACGCCACCTGGACGCGCTCCCCGCGCTTCGAGTCCGGCTGGGGCTGGAGCGGCTACTCCCCGGCCGAAAATCTTGGGCCATCAGATGTTTCCCGACGCTGGCTGGTAACTCCGCCGCTTCAGCCGACGATCGGATCAGACCTCCTTCAATTCTATGCGCGAACGCAGTTCCCGGCCCTGAATGCGGAATCAACCGACGACACTCTGCGCCTACTGCTGAGTCACGGCGGAAATACGGTCACCGACTTCTCGACGACGTTGCTTACTCTGAAACCGGGCACCGGTGGAGACTTCGCGTCCACGTATCGGCACTTCAGCGTCGATCTCACTCCGTTTTCCGGAGATGTTATTCGCCTCGCGTTCGTCTCATCGGACTGGGCCTCCGCTGATAACAACGTGTATGTGGATAGCGTTCGCGGTCCCGAGGTCGCGGCCGCCGCGCAACTACCGGCAAGTCCCGAGCCTGCCGATGGCGCATCGGGAGTCGCCACAGCCACGACCTTGCTGTGGACCAACGGCAGCTGGACCGTCGCTACCGATCTCTACCTGTCGCAATCACTGTCCGACGTGAGTACGCTCCAGCCGACCGCGCTCGTCGCCGCGGGATCGGCATTCTCGGACTACGATCCGCCGTCCAATTACGTCGGCGGCCAGACGTGGTACTGGCGTGTCGTGTGCGGCAACGGCGTCGGCCAATCGATCGGCCCGGTTTGGAGTTTCAGCGTGGGGAACGGCCCGCTCGCCGGGGAGTACAAGCTCGGCGGTGCGGATGGGGACTTCAATTCGTTTGCCGGTGCGATCGGCTATCTCGCCGCCAACGGAATTGAGGCTCCCTCCGAGATCCGGGTCGCCGCCGGCACCTACACCGAACAGCTCACGATCCCTGCCATTCCCGGCACCGGTATTTCAAGTCCGCTCGAAATCACTCGCGCTACCGACGCCGATTCCGTGGTCATCCGCTATGCGGGTTCGTCCGATTCCAGCGTGATACGTCTCCACGATTGCGCGGCGATCACGCTGACCGGGTTCGACGTCCGGGCGGAAGCAGCCAACGTCGTGCATGGCGTGTTGCTCGATGCGAACTGCCGGGACGTCGTGCTCCGCGGCATGACGATCCGCGGCTACACGGCCACCAATAACAATTCCGACGGCGTGCGCATTCGCGGATCGGATTGCGCCAACATCCAACTGGACAGCCTGACGATCCGCCGCTTCGCCGACGGCGTTCATATCGAATCCGGGACCACCGTTCTCGACTCAGTCTCCGTGACTGGCTGTCGGATTGACTCCGTTCGTCGCGGGGTATATCTTGCACGGGTGCGGGCCGGCCTCGTCTCCGGCAACGACATCAGTGTGAACGCCGGTTCGGTTGAGGATGTCGCCGGCATCCAGCTCGGCACCATGTTGCCCATGGATACCACGTTGATTTCAGCGAACAAGATTCATGGGATGACCACGTCGGGTCCCTTCGCGGTCGGTATCCGCGTCAAACCCGATTCCGCTGCCGCCGTCGTGCGGCTGGTGAACAATTTCATCTACGGTTTCCAGAACACCGGGACCTCACAGACCAGGGGCGTATTGGTCTCCTCCGGTCGCTGCGAACTTGCGAACAACAGCATCCTGCTGAACGACGTCCCGGCGACCGGCTCGGCCTACTCTGTCTATGTTGCGAACCTTGGCGGCGGTACGGTCTCATTTCTGAACAACATTCTTGCCAACCGTGAGCTGACCGCCTCGGCATACAACCTGTTCTTTCTCAATTCGACGACCGGCCTCGCATCGGATCACAATGTTTTTCAGGGCACGGGCGCCAACTACCGCCTCGCCCGGCTCGGCGTGGACTATGCTGCGCTGACTTCGTGGCGCGTGCTCGGCTATGACACATGCAGCGCGGAGGGCAATCCACAGTTTGCGAGCGACCAGGATCTGCACCTTACGCCGCTCAGTTCGCTTGCTCATCAGAACGGCGACGTGGTTCCGTGTGCTCCGCGTGACATCGACGGCGACCTGCGGTCGCTGCCTCCGGATCGCGGCGCGGATGAGTATGCCTTTTCCGCGCCGAGCCATGATTACGCCGTGATTGACGTTCCGCAATTGTGGGGAGCGCCCGTCGTCGGGACTTCCGTTGCGGTGCGCGCCGTCCTGCTGAATCGCGGCTCGGCGCCGCAGACGGCCGTGCCCGTGCGTTTGCTTTACCAGAATGTTGTGGTCACAACCCTCCCGGTCTCGCTCGCCGCGCTCGAGGTGGACACCCTGGAATTTAGCTGGCCGACTCCGCTCGCGCCCGCGGCGGGATATCTGACCGTTCGCAGCGATCTTCCGCTCGACGCCGAGCCGGATAACGATTCCACCGGAATTTGGATCACCGTCGTCAATCCGGCCCTGAATGGCAGCTACCGCATCGGCGGTATCGGCGCGGAGTATCCGACGTTCTCGGCGGCGGTTGCGGACCTGGCGAGTCGGGGCGTCGTGGGTCCCGTCATGTTCGACGTGGCGGCCCTGACCTACACCGAAGCTGTCACGATCCCGCCCATTCCAGGCGCTTCCGCGATCAACGCCATCCTCTTTCATCGCGATCCCATGGAAGAGGGCGCCGCGCTGCTTCGCTCCGCCGGCGGCGACCCCGCGCTGACGCTGAACGGTGCCGATTTCGTCGCCGTTGACGGAATCGACTTCGAGGCGGTGCTACCCTCCACGACCTCCGTGGTTCTGACCAACGGCGCCGACCGTAACACGATTTCCGGCGGCAGCGTCCGTGGCTCGTCGCAGACCATGACAACCGCCTATGGCTTGCGCGTCTATGGCGGCGGCAATGACGGGAACTCGTTTCACTCGTTGGCCGTCAGCGGCGCGTACATCGGCGTGCGACTCGAAGGCACCGCCAGTCTCGCGGATAGCGGGAATGTCTTTGACAACGGGGACATCTCCGACTGCCGCTACGGACTGCGCGCGGACTATCAGCAGCAGGCCGCGTACACCGACAACCGGATCACCTGCGGATATGCCGGCGCGACCGTCTCCTGCGCCGGGCTCTATATCGGCTCGCATACGGCCGCGCAGGTCTGTCGCATCGAACGAAACCGCATCACGGGCGCGGGCATCGTCGGCACGCAGTACGGCATCTACTCCAACGCGGGGACGGGTCTCGCGGAAATCTGCAACAACTTCATCTCGCGGCTGACATCCAGCGGCGGCTCGGTCTTCGCCGTATGTTTGCGTTCCGGCGCTGCGCAGGTTGACCACAATAGTATCTGCCTGTCCGACATCCCGCCCGGGGGGGACGTCATCGCGATCTATGACACCTCGGTGACTCCGGCAGCCGTTCGCAACAACAGCATCCGTATCTCGGACTCCGATAACAACTCCTATGCGCTGGTTCGCGCCGCGGGAGCATTGGTTTCGGATTACAATCTCATCGACGGTTCGCGGTTGTCGGCGGGCGCGCCGTTCTACATGGGCCGCGCGGGCGCGACGCTCTATCCGTCGCTCGCGGCCTGGACGGCGGGCACCGCCGCGGATTCGCACAGTGTATCCGGCGATGCCGGCTTCGTGAATGAAACGGATCTGCACGTCCTTCGGAATGTTGCGACGGCGGATGGCCGCGGCCTCGACCTGTCCGGACTGAGCCTCGATATCGACCTCGACTACCGCCAGAGTCCGCCGGATATCGGCGCGGATGAATACGATTATGTAGCGGCCGCCAACGACTATTCCGTACAGTGGGCGGAACCGCTGCCGACCATTCCTGCGGACTCGGTTGGCCAGGTTGTCGCCATCGTGCGCAACGCCGGAACTCAAGCGCAGCTCGAAGTTCCGGTTCGCCTGTTCTTCAACGATGCTCCGCTGGACGAACTCGTGATCTCGTTGACGCCCGGCGAGATCGACACCGTCAGCCTGTGGTGGTTGACACCGTCCACGGACCTGCAGGACGGAAGTCTCAAGGTCAAGGCGTTCCTGCCCGGCGACGCGATTCCTTTGAATGACAGTGTCGCCTATCCGGTCACGGTGGTCGGACCGCCGCTCGAGGGCAGCTATCAGGTTGGCGGCTCTGTTTCGGACTTTGCGAACCTCGGCGTCGCCGCTCGACACCTGACGTTGCGCGGCGTCGCCGATTCGGTGCTGCTCGCCGTGGCCGCCGGCAACTATTTCGAGTCCCTGCTGCTCACGCCGATTCCCGGCGCATCGGCCGCGAACCCGGTCGTCTTTCTGGCCGCCGACTCCGCGTCGCCGCCCGTGCTAACTAATCCGGCGGGACAAGCCGTGGTTGAACTTCGCGGGTGTTCTTACGTCACGCTCTCTCGATTCGATATCCGTGCCGGTCTCTCCGCGACGGAAGCGGTCCTCCTGCACCAGACCGCCACGCACAACACATTGTCGAATTGCCTCGTGCGCGGGCCGGATTCCACGAACTCGAACTCCATCGGCATTCACTTCGACCTGGACCGCAATGACAGTAACACCGTGGTCGCTTGCGTGATTTCGGGCACCTATACCGGGATCGGATTCTCGGGCGGCGCAGTGGCGCAGTCCTTTGGCAACAGCATTCGCGGCTGCTCGATTACCGCCGTGCGCTACGGCGTCTCGCTCGACAATCAGGTGGCGGCCCTGGTCGAAGGCAACGACATTGAACCCGGATTCCCCACGGAAATGGCGGCACCCTGTTACGGCGTGTTCGTCGCCAGCCTCGACAACGGCGGCAGCGCCGTCATCAACGCGAATCGGATTCATGGCTTCAGCGATCATTCGCTCTCCGTGACTAATCGCGCCGTCGGCGTCTATGCCGCGGCGGCCGCCGGCGCCGCCGTCACGATCACCAACAACTTTATTTATGATTTTTCCGATGTCTGGTCGTTGCGCATCAACGCGATCTACCTGTCGTCCGGCACGAATCTCGTGTTCAACAACAGTATCCTGCTCGACGAAGTAACACCGGCCGGCGAAATCGCGTGCGTGTTCATTTCCAATTCCAGCACCCATACCCTGCAGAACAACATCCTGGTCTCACGGGAGACCGGCAGCGCGAATTACGCGATCCTGCACGCCACCGGCGAAGGCTTGCAGAGCGATTACAACGATATCTTCGGGTCGGCTCCGGCCTTTTCCGTCGCTCGGCTCGGTACCCAATCCTTTGTGACCTTCGCGGCCTGGCAAGCCGCCGCGTACGATTTGCACGGCTACAGTCGCGAGCCCGGATTCATCAGCGCGTCCGATCTCCACATTCGCCCCGACTCCGTCGCGGTGGACGGACTGGGGCTGGCGCTGGCCGCGCTGACGAGCGATATCGACGGTGAGCTTCGCTCCGCGACGCCGGATATCGGCGCGGATGAGTACACGGTGGCCATTCCGCCGGACACCGTTCCCTATCTGACCTGTGACTTGGAGGGCGGTCGTCTGCTGCTGCACTGGCTGTCCGTCGAACGCGCGGCAAGTTATCACGTGTACGCGTCGGATACGATCGCGGTGGAACCGATTCCCGCCAATGAAATTGGAATCACCGTGGACACGCAGTTTGAGGACCTGAACTTCTCGCCGCTTAGCCGTCGCTTCTACATGGTCACAGCGGACACGGAACCTCCGCCCTTCCGCGCGCCACCGCCTCCTCGATAG
- the proC gene encoding pyrroline-5-carboxylate reductase, with product MATPKTLRIAVIGGGKIGEALLGGLLKSKFIKTDTVVVTTAHGETALAVGRRLGVKAHTDNLRAVHQAQVVIIATKPKQLPTVCASIRGRVAKSALVVSLATGVSTEAIERALGGRVAVVRAMPNTPIAIGKGMTVLCRGRYATDAQLELTNQIFSTVGQVATVDEELMNASTGLSASGPAYVFVIIESLAEAGVKVGLPRELATRLAAQAVLGAAAMVLESGKHPALLKDSVTTPAGVTIDGLMELEQGGLRVALIKAIMMSTRRAAEIQASIPVQVKRKRKV from the coding sequence TTGGCTACACCAAAGACACTCAGGATCGCGGTCATCGGCGGCGGGAAGATCGGCGAGGCGCTGCTCGGCGGCCTACTTAAGTCTAAGTTTATCAAGACTGATACGGTTGTCGTGACGACCGCCCATGGCGAGACGGCCCTGGCCGTCGGTCGGCGGCTGGGGGTGAAGGCCCACACTGATAATCTCAGGGCGGTTCATCAGGCTCAAGTCGTGATTATCGCGACCAAGCCGAAGCAGCTTCCGACCGTTTGCGCGTCGATTCGCGGTCGTGTCGCCAAATCGGCGCTGGTGGTTTCGCTCGCGACGGGGGTTTCCACCGAGGCGATCGAACGGGCACTGGGCGGGCGAGTGGCCGTGGTGCGGGCGATGCCGAATACTCCCATCGCGATCGGAAAGGGGATGACGGTACTCTGTCGCGGCCGGTATGCGACGGACGCGCAGCTGGAACTGACGAACCAGATCTTCTCCACCGTCGGGCAGGTGGCCACGGTTGATGAAGAACTGATGAACGCTTCGACCGGCCTCAGCGCCTCGGGACCGGCGTATGTGTTCGTCATCATCGAATCGCTGGCCGAAGCCGGCGTGAAAGTCGGCCTGCCGCGCGAACTTGCGACCCGCTTGGCGGCGCAAGCCGTGCTCGGAGCCGCCGCGATGGTGCTGGAGAGCGGCAAACATCCCGCCCTGCTGAAAGACAGTGTCACCACTCCGGCCGGAGTGACGATCGACGGGCTGATGGAGCTTGAGCAGGGAGGCCTGCGCGTCGCGCTGATCAAGGCCATCATGATGAGTACCCGGCGCGCCGCGGAGATTCAAGCGTCGATACCGGTGCAGGTGAAGAGGAAGCGGAAAGTCTGA